In Nitrospira sp., a single genomic region encodes these proteins:
- a CDS encoding NAD(P)-dependent alcohol dehydrogenase: MYHAKAYGAAGAASSLAATTILRRDPDEQDVQIDILYCGICHSDLHQVRNEWKRAAPTVYPCVPGHEIVGRVTRVGSAVTTFKPGDLAAVGCMVDSDKTCQECRAGLEQFCANMTLTYNSTDKHLGGVTYGGYSESMVVDQRFVLRVPPNLDLAETAPLLCAGITTYSPMRHWGVTKGKKIGVVGLGGLGHMAVKFAHAFGAHVVVFTTSPNKKDDALRLGAREVVISRNADEMKKQIGSFDFILDTLPADHDINAYIELLRRDGTITLVGAPEKPLAVVAFSVIFGRRSLSGSPIGGVSETQEMLDFCAAHHITADVEVIPIQRVNEAYDRLLKSDVKYRFSIDMASLNA; this comes from the coding sequence ATGTATCACGCGAAGGCATACGGAGCGGCCGGCGCGGCATCCTCCTTGGCCGCCACCACAATCTTGCGGCGCGATCCCGATGAACAGGACGTCCAGATCGACATCCTCTACTGCGGGATCTGCCACTCGGATCTCCACCAGGTCCGCAACGAGTGGAAACGCGCGGCGCCGACCGTTTACCCTTGCGTCCCAGGCCATGAGATCGTCGGCCGTGTCACAAGAGTCGGTTCTGCCGTCACGACATTCAAGCCCGGCGATCTGGCCGCCGTCGGCTGCATGGTCGATTCCGACAAGACCTGCCAGGAGTGCCGAGCCGGTCTTGAGCAATTCTGTGCGAATATGACTCTGACCTACAATTCGACGGACAAGCACCTCGGCGGCGTCACCTATGGCGGCTACTCTGAGAGCATGGTCGTCGACCAACGATTTGTCCTGCGCGTCCCGCCCAACCTCGATCTCGCCGAAACCGCGCCGCTCCTCTGCGCCGGTATCACCACGTACTCGCCGATGCGCCATTGGGGCGTGACCAAGGGCAAGAAGATCGGGGTGGTCGGGCTCGGAGGGTTGGGTCATATGGCCGTGAAGTTCGCTCACGCGTTCGGAGCCCATGTGGTGGTCTTCACCACGTCGCCCAACAAGAAGGACGATGCGCTCCGTCTCGGCGCCCGCGAGGTCGTCATCTCCCGCAACGCCGACGAAATGAAAAAGCAGATCGGCAGCTTCGACTTCATCCTCGACACCCTGCCCGCCGACCATGACATCAACGCGTACATCGAGCTGCTCCGACGCGACGGCACCATCACCCTGGTCGGCGCGCCGGAGAAACCCCTTGCCGTTGTCGCTTTCAGCGTCATATTCGGACGCCGCAGCCTCTCCGGTTCTCCCATCGGCGGCGTTTCGGAAACGCAAGAGATGCTCGATTTTTGCGCCGCCCACCACATTACCGCCGACGTGGAAGTCATCCCCATCCAGCGGGTGAACGAAGCGTACGACAGACTGCTCAAGTCCGACGTGAAGTATCGCTTCTCGATCGATATGGCGTCTCTGAACGCCTAG